A portion of the Ricinus communis isolate WT05 ecotype wild-type chromosome 10, ASM1957865v1, whole genome shotgun sequence genome contains these proteins:
- the LOC8285572 gene encoding signal recognition particle 43 kDa protein, chloroplastic — MDTLFVNRCLSRLKLSPNLTVPSSSPSFFSHQFLKTQPLKPSFTLFAIQNQETQNPLQPSTQDDESYGEVSKIIGSKALEDGTGMEYLIEWKDGHTPSWVPSNYIAKDVIAEYESPWWTAAKKADHAALSELLSADDDRDVDAVDSYGRTALLFVSGLGSEPCVKLLAEAGADLNHRDNSGGLTALHMAAGYVQPGIVKLLIELGADPEVEDDKGLTPLALAKQILNVTPKGNPAQFARRLGLENVIRVINEEIFEYAEVQELLEKRGKGDKVEYLVKWKDGSDNEWVKAGVIGEDLIRDFEAGLEYAVAEGVMGKRVREDGKNEYLVKWTDIDEATWEPEENVDPDLIKEFEDGQVNNNNNNTNGVGNHLQVHLGNDGVGDQLETQLSENGNDNS; from the coding sequence ATGGATACTCTCTTTGTTAATCGATGTCTATCTCGCCTGAAACTCTCTCCCAATCTCACTGTCCCTTCTTCATCACCGTCTTTCTTTTCCCATCAATTTCTCAAAACACAACCGCTCAAGCCAAGCTTCACTCTTTTCGCCATCCAAAACCAAGAAACCCAAAACCCGCTGCAACCCAGCACCCAAGATGACGAATCATACGGAGAAGTCAGCAAAATCATTGGCAGCAAAGCCCTCGAAGACGGCACTGGCATGGAATACTTAATTGAATGGAAGGATGGCCACACCCCTTCATGGGTCCCGTCCAATTACATTGCTAAAGACGTTATAGCCGAATACGAATCCCCATGGTGGACCGCTGCTAAAAAAGCCGATCACGCCGCTCTCTCCGAACTCCTCTCTGCCGATGACGACCGCGACGTTGATGCCGTTGACAGTTATGGCCGAACGGCGTTACTCTTCGTGTCTGGACTCGGCTCTGAGCCTTGTGttaagttactagctgaagctGGAGCTGATTTGAACCACCGCGATAACAGCGGTGGCTTAACGGCGCTTCACATGGCGGCTGGTTATGTGCAACCGGGAATCGTAAAGTTGTTAATCGAGCTAGGTGCGGATCCCGAAGTAGAAGATGACAAAGGCTTAACACCCTTAGCTTTAGCTAAGCAAATTTTAAATGTGACCCCAAAGGGGAACCCGGCGCAATTTGCGAGAAGACTCGGGTTAGAAAATGTAATTAGGGTAATAAATGAGGAAATATTCGAGTACGCAGAGGTACAGGAATTGTTAGAGAAAAGGGGGAAGGGTGATAAGGTAGAGTATTTGGTGAAATGGAAGGACGGCAGTGATAATGAGTGGGTCAAAGCTGGGGTGATCGGTGAGGATTTGATCAGAGATTTTGAGGCAGGATTAGAGTATGCTGTAGCAGAGGGAGTGATGGGTAAAAGAGTTCGTGAGGATGGCAAAAATGAGTATCTTGTTAAGTGGACAGATATTGATGAAGCCACTTGGGAGCCTGAAGAAAATGTTGATCCTGATTTGATCAAGGAATTTGAAGATGGTCaggttaataataataataataatactaatggAGTTGGAAATCATCTGCAGGTCCATTTAGGTAATGATGGTGTTGGTGACCAATTGGAGACCCAATTGAGTGAAAATGGGAATGACAACTCTTGA
- the LOC107260763 gene encoding uncharacterized protein LOC107260763 produces the protein MGHNPITILLMKRITQVSKNPKAAIFHHLFHHSLKPYSTSSPLPDPPKPSSLSARMSFVFDQIDAIERERAQKDETLQRIRAWRHSKNTMQPQQQNPEIISTQKPEILSSQNQNQDFESGYMDSGDSNLNLSEANDSVELSKKKSEVEVVHPWPEWIELMERLVQQNYFDHRRKDEDKMVQDLGFEVHGVGDDVGIDFKDLKTLQDACVNFGKDRFDIFRLLSRQDIQILVGYGCPSADNKVVFSAKLLRKHVHLDEGDVCSNCSLRSSCERAYLLTNKEDEARTIDIMRVLFTYGFDPINGSVVNKSLLKQKSLKTVVRKLLHEVVKLSAVPIDPNLPPPVIKKPPPKVKQPPPTPKRRVGRDDVEMKKGDWLCPKCDFMNFAKNTVCLQCDAKRPKRQLLPGEWECPECNFLNYRRNMACFHCDCKRPPDEFIENKMEDRQHVHKPRLEKSANRAEVSNAWNFDFDDNESDGADVAAFEYADPSAMEEDSPLHAQAQGGNFRGLDAELDRGSRISRGHEREYSEPSHNSPGVGFDDFDDEDDIDSYELDTENNSSARNSSRNIISQQGTSAFEDDEDFDDNLHTHPRKNLPSYVKPSKSMRKRATFSGSQDDELEIDSDEELSVYPKWKSSHVADARHKNRGRSPAGPSRRLSFGSDEEIELDSDGDEDFGSGQRKGNKQGLGRRSYQRSSGLRNASFSGSESEDDQLYSRGDRSGRNKMEAGGRRDDFRGHGDHAFASDGKGRPKGKMGDKRNSWNDDFKRSSHRSHDKNRGLGKMGDRRNSRNDNFDRSSHWSHDKNRGFGGNDHSARRTNDRGGNFRNFKGPKQEGFRNRQEGRSRDYNMDSDNNFGEIRNSRRVIER, from the exons ATGGGGCACAATCCAATCACTATACTTCTTATGAAACGCATCACTCAAGTCTCCAAAAACCCTAAAGCGGCAATCTTTCACCATCTATTCCATCACTCGCTTAAACCCTACTCTACCTCTTCCCCTTTACCAGACCCACCAAAACCCTCTTCTCTATCTGCTCGCATGAGCTTTGTTTTCGATCAAATTGATGCTATTGAACGTGAACGTGCCCAGAAAGATGAAACTCTTCAAAGAATTCGCGCTTGGCGCCATTCTAAAAATACTATGCAACCTCAGCAACAGAACCCAGAAATTATTAGTACTCAGAAGCCAGAAATATTGAGTTCTCAAAACCAGAATCAAGACTTTGAATCTGGGTATATGGATAGTGGTgactcaaatttaaatttgtcaGAGGCTAATGACTCTGTTGAGCtgtcaaagaagaaaagtgaGGTGGAGGTGGTTCATCCGTGGCCTGAGTGGATTGAATTGATGGAAAGGTTAGTGCAGCAGAACTACTTTGATCATAGAAGGAAAGATGAAGATAAAATGGTTCAAGATTTGGGATTTGAAGTACACGGAGTTGGTGATGATGTTGGAATTGATTTTAAGGATTTGAAGACTCTGCAGGATGCTTGTGTCAATTTTGGAAAAGACCGGTTTGATATCTTTAG GTTGTTGTCGAGACAGGATATTCAGATTTTGGTTGGTTATGGATGCCCAAGTGCAGAtaataaggttgttttctctgcAAAACTTTTGAGAAAGCATGTCCACCTTGATGAAGGTGAT GTTTGTAGTAACTGCAGTTTGAGAAGCTCTTGTGAAAGGGCGTATCTGCTAACCAATAAAGAGGACGAGGCCCGGACTATTGATATCATGAGGGTTCTTTTCACTTATGGTTTTGATCCTATAAATGGATCGGTAGTCAACAAGTCTCTTTTGAAACAAAAATCACTCAAGACTGTAGTCCGTAAATTACTTCATGAGGTTGTAAAGCTGAGTGCCGTTCCAATAGATCCCAATCTCCCCCCTCCAGTAATTAAAAAGCCCCCACCAAAGGTGAAGCAACCTCCTCCTACTCCAAAGAGACGAGTTGGACGTGATGATGTTGAGATGAAAAAAGGGGATTGGCTCTGTCCCAA GTGTGACTTCATGAATTTTGCCAAGAATACAGTGTGCTTACAATGTGACGCCAAGCGGCCGAAGAGACAATTGCTTCCAGGAGAGTGGGAATGCCCAGA GTGCAACTTCTTGAACTATAGGAGGAATATGGCTTGTTTCCATTGTGATTGCAAGCGTCCACCTGatgaatttattgaaaataaaatggaaGATAGGCAGCATGTTCATAAACCAAGGTTGGAGAAGAGTGCCAACCGTGCAGAAGTTTCCAATGCCTGGAATTTCGACTTTGATGACAATGAATCAGATGGGGCAGATGTTGCTGCTTTTGAGTATGCAGATCCATCAGCAATGGAAGAAGACTCTCCTTTACATGCTCAAGCTCAAGGAGGAAACTTTAGAGGGCTTGATGCTGAGCTTGACAGAGGCAGCAGAATTTCAAGAGGTCATGAAAGAGAATATTCTGAACCTAGTCATAATAGTCCTGGGGTGGGGTTTGATGATTTTGATGATGAAGATGACATTGACAGTTATGAGCTGGATACTGAAAACAATAGTTCTGCTCGGAATAGTTCTCGGAACATTATTTCTCAACAAGGGACCTCAGcatttgaagatgatgaagacTTTGATGATAACTTGCATACTCATCCAAGGAAAAATCTTCCATCATACGTTAAGCCATCTAAGTCTATGCGTAAAAGGGCAACTTTCTCTGGTTCTCAGGATGATGAACTGGAAATAGATTCTGATGAAGAACTTTCAGTTTACCCAAAATGGAAATCTAGTCATGTTGCTGATGCTAGACATAAAAACAGAGGTAGAAGCCCAGCTGGTCCATCAAGGAGACTAAGTTTTGGGTCAGATGAAGAGATTGAGCTTGATTCTGATGGAGATGAGGACTTTGGCTCCGGCCAACGGAAAGGAAATAAGCAGGGTTTAGGCAGAAGGAGCTATCAGAGAAGTTCTGGTTTGAGAAAtgcttccttttctggttcagAATCCGAGGATGATCAGCTATATTCTAGGGGAGATAGGTCGGGAAGGAACAAAATGGAAGCTGGTGGAAGACGTGACGATTTCAGAGGTCATGGTGATCACGCGTTTGCAAGTGATGGTAAGGGAAGACCGAAGGGTAAGATGGGTGACAAAAGGAACTCCTGGAATGATGATTTTAAGAGATCATCTCATAGGTCCCATGACAAAAATAGAGGACTGGGTAAGATGGGTGACAGAAGGAACTCCCGGAATGATAATTTTGATAGATCATCTCATTGGTCCCATGATAAAAATAGAGGATTTGGAGGTAATGATCATTCCGCAAGGAGGACGAACGACAGAGGAGGCAATTTTAGAAACTTTAAGGGACCAAAACAAGAAGGCTTTCGGAATCGGCAAGAAGGAAGGTCCCGTGATTATAACATGGATTCGGACAACAATTTTGGTGAGATCAGAAATAGCCGACGAGTTATTGAAAGGTAA